A genomic stretch from Telopea speciosissima isolate NSW1024214 ecotype Mountain lineage chromosome 7, Tspe_v1, whole genome shotgun sequence includes:
- the LOC122666549 gene encoding phosphatidylinositol 4-phosphate 5-kinase 6-like translates to MSKEGGGVTKAWEATVRKSQAAVRRRGTSFFTAMSVAHVDDDDGGDGAPGEVYHAERVLSNGDFYTGQWLENVPHGHGKYLWTDGCMYVGEWCRGKTMGKGKFSWPSGATYEGEFKGGYMDGKGTYTGSSGDTYRGSWVMNLKHGQGTKHYANGDYYDGEWRRGQQDGHGRYQWKNGNHYIGQWKNGVIYGNGTLIWANGNRYDGFWEDSLPKGNGTFRWIDGSFYVGTWSKDPKEQNGTYYPSAASPTGNFDWDPQNVFSVDLSDCKICPGEKVSILPSQKVLNWAGIEADLLQKQPTWKLKNVDAGGKPRRMSVDGRINNVGGDKGFDRFCIWESDGDITCDIIDANQMGGREVEDGLGALQLEDTETWGTKVQTPRLLPREMKKQGQTISKGHKNYELMLNLQLGIRHSVGKPAPATSLDLKASAFDPKEKVWTKFPTEGSKQTPPHQSCEFKWKDYCPLVFRTLRKLFKVDAADYMLSICGNDALRELSSPGKSGSFFYLTNDDRYMIKTMKKSEVKVLLRMLPAYYNHFRAFENTLVTKFFGLHCVKLTGATQKKVRFVIMGNLFCSEYPIHRRFDLKGSSHGRITDKPEAEIDANTTLKDLDLNFIFRLQKAWYQELHRQVDRDCEFLEQERIMDYSLLVGLHFRDTTSYTRDQANEGRLSGVRTPTGNGDTDGESAVPRLSRVDMDQLLLDPSRWATIRLGLNMPARVEQTKRSDFETLVGEPTGEFYDVILYFGIIDILQDYDISKKLEHAYKSFQYDPTSISAVDPRLYSKRFRDFIFKIFTEDT, encoded by the exons ATGAGCAAAGAAGGCGGTGGCGTGACGAAAGCCTGGGAAGCAACGGTTAGGAAGTCACAAGCGGCTGTGAGAAGGCGAGGGACGAGCTTTTTCACAGCAATGTCAGTAGCCCATGTCGACGACGACGACGGAGGTGATGGCGCCCCCGGCGAGGTCTACCACGCAGAGCGAGTCCTCTCCAATGGCGACTTCTACACAGGCCAGTGGTTAGAGAACGTCCCTCACGGCCATGGCAAATACTTATGGACCGATGGGTGCATGTACGTTGGCGAATGGTGCAGAGGCAAAACCATGGGCAAGGGCAAATTCAGTTGGCCTTCAGGGGCTACCTATGAAGGCGAATTCAAGGGCGGTTACATGGATGGTAAAGGCACCTACACGGGCTCAAGCGGTGACACCTATAGAGGTTCATGGGTCATGAACCTCAAGCATGGCCAAGGCACCAAGCATTACGCCAATGGCGATTACTATGATGGTGAGTGGCGCCGTGGCCAACAAGATGGGCATGGCAGGTATCAATGGAAGAATGGCAACCATTATATTGGACAGTGGAAGAATGGTGTGATTTATGGCAATGGAACTCTGATTTGGGCTAATGGGAATCGATATGATGGGTTTTGGGAAGATAGCTTGCCTAAAGGGAATGGTACTTTTAGGTGGATCGATGGGAGCTTCTATGTGGGTACATGGAGTAAGGACCCGAAAGAACAGAACGGGACTTATTATCCTTCCGCAGCCTCACCGACCGGGAATTTCGATTGGGATCCTCAGAATGTGTTTTCTGTTGATTTGAGTGATTGTAAGATTTGTCCTGGTGAGAAGGTTTCGATTTTACCCTCCCAGAAGGTGCTGAATTGGGCTGGAATTGAGGCGGATCTCTTGCAGAAGCAGCCGACATGGAAGTTAAAAAATGTCGATGCCGGAGGAAAGCCAAGGAGGATGTCCGTCGATGGCAGGATCAATAATGTCGGCGGAGATAAGGGGTTTGATAGGTTCTGTATTTGGGAATCAGATGGGGACATTACTTGTGATATTATTGATGCAAATCAGATGGGAGGGAGAGAAGTGGAGGATGGGTTGGGGGCTCTCCAGCTTGAAGATACAGAGACCTGGGGAACAAAGGTACAGACTCCGAGGTTGCTACCCAGGGAAATGAAGAAGCAGGGTCAGACAATTTCTAAGGGGCATAAGAATTATGAGCTCATGCTCAATCTGCAGTTGGGGATCAG GCATTCCGTGGGAAAACCTGCACCAGCTACATCCCTTGATCTGAAAGCTTCAGCATTTGACCCCAAGGAAAAAGTCTGGACAAAGTTCCCTACTGAGGGAAGCAAACAGACGCCGCCACACCAATCTTGTGAATTCAAATGGAAGGATTATTGTCCTTTGGTTTTCCG GACTCTGCGAAAGTTGTTTAAGGTGGATGCAGCTGATTATATGCTATCTATATGTGGAAATGATGCACTCCGGGAGCTTTCATCTCCTGGTAAAAGTGGAAGCTTCTTTTATTTGACCAATGATGACCGTTACATGATAAAGACAATGAAGAAGTCAGAAGTAAAG GTACTTCTAAGGATGCTTCCAGCCTACTATAATCATTTTCGGGCTTTTGAAAATACTTTAGTTACCAAATTTTTTGGTTTGCATTGTGTAAAATTAACTGGGGCTACTCAGAAGAAG GTTCGCTTTGTTATAATGGGAAATCTTTTCTGTTCTGAGTACCCCATTCACAGGCGCTTTGACTTGAAAGGGTCGTCCCATGGCCGTATAACAGATAAACCTGAAGCAGAGATTGATGCAAATACAACTCTCAAGGACCTGGATCTTAACTTTATATTTCGACTGCAGAAAGCATGGTACCAAGAACTTCACAG GCAAGTGGATCGGGACTGTGAGTTTCTTGAACAGGAAAGGATTATGGATTACAGTCTCTTGGTGGGCCTTCACTTCAGAGATACAACATCATACACTAGGGACCAAGCAAATGAGGGTCGTCTCTCTGGAGTTCGAACCCCTACTG GTAATGGTGACACTGATGGTGAGTCTGCAGTTCCCCGTCTTTCGAGAGTAGACATGGATCAGCTTCTCCTTGATCCCAGCCG GTGGGCAACCATCAGATTGGGTTTGAACATGCCAGCAAGGGTTGAACAGACTAAAAGAAGTGATTTTGAAACTCTGGTTGGAGAGCCAACAGGAGAGTTCTATGATGTGATCTTGTACTTTGGTATCATCGACATACTACAAGACTATGATATCAGCAAGAAGCTTGAGCATGCATACAAATCCTTCCAGTATGATCCAACCTCAATATCAGCTGTTGATCCACGACTATATTCAAAACGCTTCCGTGATTTTATATTCAAAATATTCACAGAAGATACTTGA